In the genome of Paenibacillus sp. GP183, the window ATCCGCTGGACTGATCGATGGGGAATTCTCGTCCGGCAGGAGAATGTTTTATCCTAATCGAACGATTACCAGGCTTGAAGCTATTGCTATGATGGCTCGAACAGATCGTCTTAGTTCACTTCCCCAACCTCATGAGAGTATTCCAGGAATTGAAGATCGTTCAACCATTCAGCCTTGGGGAATTTCATTTGTTGAGAAGTTATTTTATTATCGCTGGATCCATGGATACGACGATCATACATTCCGTCCGGATGTACCGTTGACCCGCGCGGAAGCTGCAACACTGCTTACTTCTTTTACTCATGACTCCAACTTTCCGCAAAATGAGGGATTACTCGGCTACTTAAATTCCGTTCACAATGGATATATTAAATGAGAGAGCTAGTGGTAATAATCCGAGGGAACACACTTATTGAATTAAATGACGCGATGACAATGGATGAAGCTGAAGCCAAAGTGAAGAGTACCCGAAATGTGATTGATATTAAACCAGCTCAGCGGGAATCGCTTGAAAAATTGATTGCAACTAATATAGCTATATAGCTAACCCCACCAAGTTTGGTGGGGCTTATTTTTCTTTTTCATAAATCTTCCGCTGGCGTAACCGGGAGCCGCCGTTTGAACGTAACGGTAGCTTTCTTTTGTATGAAATTCAATATTGCTGCTTAGAGTGGTGTGGTGTGCCATTAGATTTATCCCTTACTAAGGAATTTACAATTTGCCTTCATGTATCGTTCTCCAGTGGTGCTTAACACACATACATCATTATAAGATTGAATTATTACATTTTGACCAATTAGCTCACCTTGTAAAAAGATTGAGATTGGCTGCTGAAATACACGCATCCGTTCAAAGTCTGGAGGTTCTAGTAGCTGGCGTTGTTTTGGCATTGTTTCTCCTTTTAAAAAATGATATGTTCCATTATTGCATAAATATGGATTTATTTACAGTCATTCAATCAAAAGTTGATGAAAATAAATCCACTTCATATACTATAAGAACTAACGTTCTAGTTTGGTGGTGAAAAAGAATTGAGTATAACCCAAAAAAATACGTCTGATTATGTTTCACGGTATTTAAAGGATTGTTATGGTTTGGAAATTAGCCCTCATGACTTATTGCAGATATATCCATGGCATAAGATTGTTTGGTATGAGTTTTATGCCTATGCGTATTACAAACAGAATGGTTTTTATGAGTGTTGGGATGATGTTCCTACTCCATATGTTGAAGGTATGATAGTGAATATTATTTCGTTGGAAGTGCTGGATAGATTTCAATATCGAAAAGAAAAATGGCATGATCTAGGATCCGCTACGGCGGATTGTTGGAAGCCATAGATAACCAACTCTGAAACGAAGTTGCCTACGATTCATCCGAAATGATCTTGCCAATATCAAGTAAAACATCAGCTTTCGCTAGAGAGTCCAATAACATTGAAGAGCAAAAGGCGCTGAAGGAGAGCACTGCAAAAAGCTTGTTTTTAGCTTTCTTGGGAATTCGGATTTAAGTAATAGGAGCAAATAAGATTTTTACCTAAAAAATGCAGCTATTCTCTTTATGAGACTGGCTGCATTTTGTTTATTAGCTTTATCATTCTTTTGACGTTTACCACAAATATCGTGAGCAGGGTCTGTATTCGCATTCGGAATAGACCACGGTATTTCGCCTTGGTCAGTCCATGATGTCTCTTTAATTCGGCATTTTTATGTTCAATAATCGGTCGTCGTTTCATTCGTTCTTTAAACGATTCACTCTTCTCGAATGCCATGTGATCCTTGTATTGATCTGCGACGATCCGAATGGAATACGTCTTGCTCTTTGATTCAGGTTTGTAACAACCTTCTCGGAGCGGACATGTCTTGCACTTTTCTATGTCGAAGTAGAATACCAATGAACGACTATGTCCTGATTTCTTACTTCCCTGAATAGCTTTTCGGGTGCTATGTTCTCCTGCTGGACAAAGGACGAAGTCAGCGTCTTTGTTATACTCAAATCCTTCTTGCTTTAAGCCACCCGTATGTACAATTGGATTAAGTGGAATAATCGCTTGAATCTCTTTTTCTTTTAACTCAGACAAATTTTCTTTCCCGGAATAGGCCGTATCTGCAAGGATTTCTTTCACTTCCAATCCTGCTTCTAAGGATTGTTTAATTAAATTTGACAATTGTTTTCCATCATCGTTACTCCCACCTGTCACTTCAACGGCTGTAATTATCTCTTCTTCTGTCATAGCAATGTGGTTCTTGTAGCCAAAAAAAGATTTTGTATTGCTCTTCCATCCGAATCGTGCTTCTGGATCAATGGCGGACATAATCCCTTTGTTTGCAAGTAGGCGTTCATCCTCAACAATTTGTTTAGCTATCTGTAGTTTTTCGGAAATGGCACCCTCATGATCAGGAAGAAACGTTTCGACCGATTCACCGAGTTGAGCCAGATAATGCAGCATCACCTTTTCAGCATCTGGTTGGTCTTTTTGAAGCTCGGGTTTACGCGGTAGTTTTTTCTCGAGCTTGGGATGCTTTTTGATGACGGTTCGTAATAGTCGCTTCGCCGCATCTCGTAAAACATCTAATGCTCTTTGTTTTTGACTCGCTGCTAGGGAATGGGTGGAGTCCACGATTAACGACTTGGATTTAATCAATCCTTTTTCAATGCATTGTTTTACGATCACCTTCAACAATTCGTCGATTTGACTTGCCCCTAAGCGATGATTGCGAAACCGAGAAAGCTGCGAGGAATCCGGAAGAGCCTCCTCGGGATTCAAACCAACGAACCATTTGTAAGCCAGATTCACTTGCGCGTCTTGTATCATCCGTTCATCAGATAATCCATAGAGAATCTGCAGAAACAATAAACGAAACAACAATTCGGGTTCGTTTGCAGGTCTTCCATAATATTCGCAATA includes:
- a CDS encoding S-layer homology domain-containing protein — protein: MFLNVEPLKDGPHNITIFTSRPNSDNQRMISRDILINRNDSFSDVPQSHWAHDDIERLHGFGIIEGRTVGSFQPDQLVTRQEFLKMLVMTAKSEAKQQSLIFTDVPTEPWSKPYIDRGSSAGLIDGEFSSGRRMFYPNRTITRLEAIAMMARTDRLSSLPQPHESIPGIEDRSTIQPWGISFVEKLFYYRWIHGYDDHTFRPDVPLTRAEAATLLTSFTHDSNFPQNEGLLGYLNSVHNGYIK
- a CDS encoding IS1182 family transposase, coding for MTASFHAELYKLIPEAHLLRKIHEVVDFSFVHELVRSSYCEYYGRPANEPELLFRLLFLQILYGLSDERMIQDAQVNLAYKWFVGLNPEEALPDSSQLSRFRNHRLGASQIDELLKVIVKQCIEKGLIKSKSLIVDSTHSLAASQKQRALDVLRDAAKRLLRTVIKKHPKLEKKLPRKPELQKDQPDAEKVMLHYLAQLGESVETFLPDHEGAISEKLQIAKQIVEDERLLANKGIMSAIDPEARFGWKSNTKSFFGYKNHIAMTEEEIITAVEVTGGSNDDGKQLSNLIKQSLEAGLEVKEILADTAYSGKENLSELKEKEIQAIIPLNPIVHTGGLKQEGFEYNKDADFVLCPAGEHSTRKAIQGSKKSGHSRSLVFYFDIEKCKTCPLREGCYKPESKSKTYSIRIVADQYKDHMAFEKSESFKERMKRRPIIEHKNAELKRHHGLTKAKYRGLFRMRIQTLLTIFVVNVKRMIKLINKMQPVS